In the Victivallis sp. Marseille-Q1083 genome, one interval contains:
- a CDS encoding IS1380 family transposase codes for MTKCNVSIPVFQGPKSRKIEFNFAGGDISSDGGLLFVKEFDRKLGLTRRAGNLLDSFDIRQPGKVEHSYLSMLRQRVFGLVAGHEDLNDHHELRTDPLIQTVVGRDRQLATPSTLCRFENGIDRRACVDLSRLFVEFFIESFSTPPRELILDFDATDDLTYGMQENRFFHGYYDHYCFLPLYVFCGDQLLVAYLRPSKIDAAKHAWAILSLLVKRFRQKWPKVKIIFRGDSGFCRQKMLNWCDKNEVKYIVGLAKNPRLLELSKDLQVKAEALYNETHEKAKLFTQFEYAAGTWKYPRRVIAKAEFNSPGPNNRFIVTNLDDDGQYLYEKVYCARGEMENRIKEQQLDLFADRTSCHDFAANQFRLLLSSLAYILMERFRALLLTGTQFAEATCGSIRLYLVKIGAIIRRNTRKIYVALSSACPNQELLRLIAAKIIAWE; via the coding sequence ATGACAAAATGTAATGTTTCGATTCCGGTCTTTCAAGGTCCGAAAAGCAGAAAAATTGAATTCAATTTCGCCGGTGGAGATATCAGCAGTGACGGCGGGTTGCTTTTTGTGAAAGAATTCGACCGCAAACTCGGTTTGACCCGGCGCGCCGGTAACCTGCTGGATTCTTTTGATATTCGACAGCCCGGAAAAGTTGAGCATTCCTATCTGAGCATGCTTCGTCAACGAGTTTTTGGTTTGGTTGCCGGCCATGAAGATCTCAATGACCATCATGAATTGCGAACTGATCCGCTGATTCAAACTGTTGTCGGTCGTGATCGTCAACTCGCCACTCCAAGCACTTTATGTCGATTCGAAAATGGAATCGATCGTCGTGCTTGCGTAGATTTGAGCCGATTGTTTGTCGAATTCTTTATCGAAAGTTTTTCCACGCCGCCTCGAGAATTGATTCTTGATTTCGATGCTACCGATGACCTCACTTACGGGATGCAGGAAAATCGCTTTTTTCATGGCTATTATGACCACTATTGCTTTTTGCCGTTGTATGTTTTCTGCGGGGATCAATTGCTTGTGGCTTATTTGCGTCCATCAAAAATTGATGCGGCCAAGCATGCTTGGGCGATTCTCTCGCTACTGGTAAAGCGCTTTCGGCAGAAATGGCCGAAGGTTAAGATTATTTTCCGGGGAGACAGTGGCTTTTGTCGGCAGAAAATGCTGAACTGGTGTGATAAAAATGAGGTCAAATATATTGTCGGATTGGCGAAAAATCCACGTTTGCTGGAATTATCAAAAGATCTTCAAGTGAAAGCGGAAGCACTTTACAACGAAACACATGAAAAAGCAAAACTGTTTACTCAGTTCGAATATGCGGCAGGAACTTGGAAATACCCGCGCCGGGTGATTGCCAAAGCGGAATTCAACTCCCCCGGACCGAATAATCGTTTTATCGTCACCAATCTTGATGATGATGGACAATATCTTTATGAAAAAGTCTATTGCGCCCGAGGTGAGATGGAAAACAGGATCAAGGAACAGCAGCTGGATCTTTTCGCTGATCGGACGAGCTGCCATGACTTTGCGGCAAATCAATTCCGGCTTCTGCTTTCAAGTTTGGCTTATATTCTCATGGAACGGTTTCGGGCATTGTTGTTGACAGGAACTCAATTTGCCGAGGCTACCTGCGGCAGCATTCGCTTATACCTGGTGAAAATCGGTGCCATTATTCGGCGGAATACCAGAAAAATTTATGTTGCTCTTTCAAGTGCTTGTCCAAATCAGGAACTCCTCCGCTTGATCGCTGCGAAAATCATCGCTTGGGAATAA
- a CDS encoding DEAD/DEAH box helicase: MTDPVSIWNDLKSNYLRYLKTGIPLSNVKLDDEREALFHDIEKNMDTLWHQPYFELMTSYPAGAKLSQLDGLPKSFEDFAKLGLFLPENLYKHQGDALCAVEAGKHIVVTTGTGSGKTECFMLPLFAKLIREKQRSASANAVKAIMLYPLNALVEDQLGRLRKACNTPVARNWISGHCNGNLLTFARYTGVTPKTETEQEAKDLKRTWEKIKESLPEKTEEEQKDWISRFINTDNDSAELWNRAQILGTPPDILITNYSMLNVMLMREKEECIFDATKAWLKESPENVLYLVIDELHTYRGTPGTEVAQLLRLLIHRLGIASDSKQVRFLATSASLSEDNYDFICDFFGCGIDQFSIIQNPVIQAPAETDKLDPTVFKELRNQDITSDMALRLFREHRLEAILRSAFWSGEKYVPRILSDLAKIIFDDDTELGIEAFQVLLRLTKISSENGSNKIPLRIHYFFRNIDMLYACSNPECGEVDEQYRYENRKFGRLYLSPIKRCRCGGRVYPLAICRTCGEVCLEGLDRSGELIDAAPPGENHLYTKRFLLPLPNDSETLELREWKRCSFDPFSGEVKPAESRREGDYLAISCSGDSNDHFPEYCPSCEAEKRGPKQMAPFYKHGTGVQKVNQLMADSLYSVLQDSTNRNEKLILFSDSRQGAAKLAAGIELDHFRDLLRQLVYQSTKDILAQNQKYTSFLERIDDLSRSEERELVRYFNEKRLDDILERALDHDTTAVETLKEKLTEVSVEELSIPITKILTQLGICPAGPKPSFYNHNTLTWRDCYYRDIPSSEELNTYQKNLQAELSKEILTVLFPAPRRSFEGLGLGMVRHRNMPNDPKANTLIRMLGERHRLRGNDRASSGIPRDITHYFKMIGVGRHELSELKDKLINDGTLLADPLVLTGRNLLVNLLNLTEGQVWRCPQCRTLHLHSNNGRCLNCTQHLPKTGNAARNERMEDNYYYAMAHNKQYFRLHCEELTGQTDRLDAIQRQRYFQNVFLDDEQFAAKAFSIDLLSVTTTMEAGVDIGSLNAVMLGNIPPQRFNYQQRVGRAGRRGNAWAFALSVARNNSHDYAHFIEPERMISAPQSPLYIDIENKTIIQRMVAKEILRRAFGNLDVESDGTSVHGEFGKAYQWENYRDGIQNYLNRHVEDIGNLVDIISNGASLSISIRNDITSYIINGLCSKISDIVERKEEFPQLELSERLANAGVLPMFGFPTKVRSLYLKKPRQLPPQDDTIDRNLEMAINSFAPGSQIVKDKALHTVTGLVAWRRERMEILPQDGRGYIRNVFSCPCGYIELTKDVHESFTCPVCGKSKQTIITFTPLGFCVNFKAAPQNYNGGGDWVAQNYTTQLEFKTEDTSFDKVPETSLGIYSNTSAQIYLLNDNAGDLFEFAEDKNSKCWVVPSIHNNQKGESADYDINQVQKAGLLASRTTGILCIRLIEHPDLLDLDPMKPAVRSAYISMGYLLRKAACNYLDIDLGELNVDYRVVLSNQGSKKAVGELFLSDTLENGSGFCDFLFHNASHLKKELLDVFNTDKSESGLKKLFDTHGCFLACYDCIKDYSNLYYHEYLNWRLGLDMIYLAQDSSCFIGFDLPHWKELIRRYFPSVTDFSLPIAIKQSKTVIVHPLWSNKYIEELKHQNSLTDYSPESIFTFIAENKNWKDFVQNSHER, translated from the coding sequence ATGACTGATCCCGTCTCTATCTGGAATGATCTGAAGAGTAATTACTTGCGATATCTGAAAACCGGCATCCCGTTATCAAACGTCAAATTGGATGATGAGCGTGAAGCGCTTTTTCATGACATCGAGAAAAATATGGATACCCTGTGGCATCAACCCTATTTCGAGCTGATGACTTCTTATCCTGCCGGAGCAAAGCTGTCTCAGCTTGACGGTTTGCCGAAAAGTTTCGAAGATTTTGCAAAACTTGGCTTATTCCTCCCCGAGAACCTGTACAAACATCAGGGAGATGCTCTTTGCGCGGTGGAAGCAGGAAAGCATATCGTTGTAACCACCGGAACCGGCTCCGGAAAAACCGAGTGTTTTATGCTTCCCCTATTTGCCAAACTGATTCGGGAAAAGCAGCGTTCTGCTTCCGCGAATGCCGTAAAGGCGATTATGCTTTACCCTTTGAACGCTCTCGTCGAAGATCAACTGGGCCGGTTGCGCAAGGCATGCAACACTCCGGTGGCCCGAAACTGGATATCCGGACATTGCAATGGTAATTTATTGACATTCGCGCGTTATACAGGCGTAACTCCCAAGACGGAAACGGAGCAGGAAGCCAAGGATTTAAAGAGAACCTGGGAGAAAATAAAAGAGAGCCTTCCGGAAAAAACGGAAGAAGAACAAAAAGACTGGATATCCCGCTTCATCAATACCGACAACGACTCGGCTGAACTTTGGAATAGAGCCCAAATTCTAGGTACTCCTCCGGATATCCTGATCACCAACTATTCCATGCTTAATGTTATGCTGATGCGCGAAAAAGAAGAGTGCATTTTTGATGCGACAAAGGCGTGGCTGAAGGAATCGCCGGAAAATGTTCTCTACCTGGTTATAGACGAATTACACACTTACCGGGGGACGCCGGGGACGGAAGTCGCTCAATTGCTGCGGCTGCTGATCCACCGCCTGGGAATTGCATCCGACTCAAAGCAAGTTCGCTTTCTGGCAACCAGTGCATCGCTCTCGGAAGATAATTATGACTTTATATGTGATTTTTTCGGTTGCGGGATTGATCAATTCTCTATTATTCAAAACCCGGTTATCCAAGCGCCTGCTGAAACCGACAAGCTTGATCCGACTGTATTCAAAGAACTGCGTAATCAGGATATTACTTCGGATATGGCGCTCCGACTGTTTCGTGAGCATCGCCTGGAGGCCATTCTAAGGAGCGCTTTCTGGAGCGGCGAAAAATATGTTCCGCGCATTTTATCCGATCTAGCAAAAATCATTTTCGACGATGATACCGAACTTGGCATAGAAGCTTTTCAGGTGCTGCTGCGCCTGACTAAGATATCCAGCGAGAATGGATCGAACAAAATCCCCTTGCGTATCCACTATTTTTTCCGCAATATTGATATGCTGTACGCTTGCAGCAATCCGGAATGCGGCGAAGTAGACGAACAATACCGTTATGAGAACCGCAAATTCGGTCGTTTATACCTGTCACCAATCAAACGATGCAGGTGTGGCGGGCGGGTCTATCCCCTGGCCATATGCAGAACCTGTGGGGAAGTCTGCCTGGAAGGCTTAGACCGAAGTGGCGAACTGATCGACGCAGCTCCGCCGGGCGAAAACCATTTGTATACGAAAAGATTCCTTTTACCTCTGCCGAATGATTCAGAAACGTTGGAATTGAGAGAATGGAAACGTTGCTCATTCGATCCATTTTCCGGAGAAGTAAAACCCGCCGAATCTCGTCGCGAAGGAGATTATCTGGCAATCAGTTGTTCCGGAGATTCCAATGATCATTTTCCGGAATATTGCCCATCCTGTGAGGCGGAAAAAAGAGGTCCGAAACAGATGGCTCCATTCTACAAGCATGGAACCGGTGTGCAGAAGGTGAATCAGCTTATGGCAGATTCACTGTATTCAGTTCTGCAAGATTCTACCAATCGAAATGAAAAATTGATTTTATTCTCAGACAGCCGACAAGGAGCAGCGAAACTTGCAGCTGGAATCGAATTGGACCACTTCCGTGATTTGCTGCGACAGCTGGTTTATCAATCGACAAAAGACATTTTAGCACAAAACCAGAAGTATACTTCATTTCTTGAACGTATTGACGATCTTTCGCGGTCGGAAGAACGTGAATTGGTTCGATATTTCAACGAAAAACGATTGGATGATATCCTTGAGCGCGCGTTAGATCATGATACAACTGCAGTTGAGACACTGAAAGAAAAACTTACTGAAGTATCTGTCGAAGAGTTATCTATCCCCATTACAAAAATTTTGACCCAATTAGGGATATGCCCAGCCGGACCGAAACCGAGTTTCTATAATCATAATACTTTGACTTGGCGAGATTGCTATTATCGCGACATTCCTTCCTCGGAAGAGTTGAATACTTACCAAAAGAATCTGCAAGCAGAACTGTCCAAAGAAATATTGACAGTTCTGTTTCCCGCCCCCCGCCGTTCTTTTGAAGGTCTTGGCCTGGGAATGGTCCGACATCGGAATATGCCGAACGACCCCAAAGCAAATACTTTAATTCGAATGCTGGGAGAAAGGCATCGCCTGCGTGGCAATGATCGTGCTTCAAGTGGAATTCCTCGCGATATCACACACTACTTTAAAATGATAGGAGTTGGCAGACACGAACTCAGCGAACTGAAAGATAAATTGATAAACGATGGAACACTGCTGGCTGATCCATTGGTCTTAACCGGCAGAAATTTGCTTGTAAACCTATTAAATTTGACCGAAGGCCAGGTGTGGCGTTGTCCACAATGCAGAACTTTACATCTGCACTCCAACAATGGCCGCTGTCTCAACTGTACACAACATTTGCCGAAAACAGGAAACGCGGCACGCAACGAGAGAATGGAAGACAATTATTATTATGCGATGGCGCATAATAAACAATATTTCCGGCTCCATTGTGAAGAGCTTACCGGACAGACAGACCGTTTGGATGCGATCCAGCGTCAACGGTACTTTCAAAATGTTTTTTTAGATGATGAACAGTTTGCCGCGAAAGCCTTCAGCATAGATTTGCTCAGTGTTACAACCACGATGGAAGCAGGAGTCGATATCGGTTCTCTGAATGCAGTTATGCTGGGCAATATTCCGCCGCAACGCTTTAATTATCAGCAGCGCGTTGGTCGTGCCGGACGACGCGGAAATGCCTGGGCTTTCGCATTGTCCGTAGCCCGCAATAACTCGCACGATTATGCACACTTCATTGAGCCCGAGAGAATGATTTCGGCTCCGCAAAGTCCGCTTTATATCGATATTGAAAATAAAACAATCATCCAACGGATGGTCGCCAAGGAAATCTTGCGGCGTGCTTTTGGAAATCTGGATGTAGAATCTGATGGAACATCGGTTCACGGCGAGTTCGGGAAGGCTTACCAATGGGAAAATTATCGGGATGGCATTCAAAATTATCTGAATCGGCATGTTGAAGACATTGGAAATCTGGTTGATATCATTTCCAATGGAGCATCCTTATCCATCAGTATTCGCAATGACATTACCAGTTACATCATAAATGGCTTGTGTTCTAAAATCTCCGATATCGTGGAGCGTAAGGAGGAATTTCCACAGTTGGAACTTAGCGAACGCCTAGCTAATGCCGGAGTATTGCCGATGTTCGGATTCCCAACCAAAGTGAGAAGCCTCTATTTAAAGAAGCCACGCCAATTACCGCCTCAAGATGATACCATTGACCGCAACTTGGAAATGGCGATAAATTCATTCGCTCCAGGCAGTCAAATCGTAAAAGACAAAGCTCTGCATACTGTCACCGGTTTGGTAGCTTGGCGGCGGGAACGCATGGAGATATTACCGCAAGATGGACGCGGATATATTCGCAATGTTTTTTCGTGTCCATGCGGCTATATAGAACTGACAAAAGACGTACATGAATCATTTACCTGTCCGGTTTGCGGAAAGTCGAAACAGACCATTATCACATTTACCCCGTTGGGTTTTTGTGTTAATTTTAAAGCGGCACCTCAAAACTATAACGGTGGTGGCGATTGGGTTGCTCAAAATTACACGACGCAATTAGAATTCAAAACAGAAGATACAAGCTTTGACAAGGTACCAGAAACCAGTCTGGGAATTTACTCCAACACATCAGCTCAAATTTATCTGCTCAATGATAATGCGGGAGATTTATTTGAATTTGCTGAAGATAAAAATTCAAAATGCTGGGTAGTCCCAAGTATCCATAACAATCAAAAAGGCGAGAGCGCGGATTACGATATCAATCAAGTTCAAAAGGCCGGATTGCTGGCAAGCAGAACCACCGGTATTTTGTGCATCCGACTTATCGAACATCCAGACCTACTGGACTTAGATCCGATGAAGCCGGCAGTTCGGTCGGCCTATATTTCAATGGGTTACTTACTGAGAAAAGCAGCATGTAATTATTTGGACATTGATTTAGGAGAACTGAATGTCGATTATCGAGTTGTTTTGAGCAACCAGGGAAGTAAAAAGGCCGTAGGAGAGTTATTCTTATCGGATACCCTGGAAAATGGTTCCGGCTTTTGTGATTTTTTATTTCATAACGCCTCGCATCTGAAGAAGGAACTGCTTGATGTTTTTAATACCGATAAGTCTGAATCCGGTTTGAAGAAGTTATTTGATACTCATGGTTGCTTTTTGGCCTGTTACGATTGCATAAAAGATTACAGCAATCTTTATTACCATGAATATCTGAACTGGCGCTTAGGGCTCGACATGATTTATCTGGCTCAGGATTCCTCTTGTTTCATCGGGTTCGATTTGCCGCATTGGAAGGAACTTATTCGCCGGTATTTCCCATCGGTAACAGATTTTTCTCTGCCGATAGCAATCAAGCAAAGCAAGACGGTTATCGTTCATCCTTTATGGTCTAATAAGTATATTGAAGAATTGAAACATCAAAACAGCCTGACGGATTATTCCCCGGAATCGATCTTTACGTTTATTGCGGAAAATAAGAATTGGAAAGATTTTGTCCAAAATTCTCACGAAAGATAA
- a CDS encoding inovirus-type Gp2 protein, translating to MPKRHRHTKSQLNNLSVNADPQHPVYREAMTAIQKRLQYMTDKHCQVFVGHLEFRFPPEMEPQDNNQHISNAIRKCRMKLKREKIDTQLVWAREQRTSEQPHYHCYPICDGNEVQSAVRIARFFNDVWAREIGCPSDSNYVRYCPPQGQAEGGTGIRIRRNAPDTESRLNDASHWMSYAAKVSEKEKTPGGCRMFGFTEIP from the coding sequence ATGCCGAAGAGACACCGCCACACGAAAAGCCAGTTAAACAATTTGTCCGTCAACGCCGATCCACAGCATCCCGTTTACCGGGAGGCCATGACCGCAATCCAGAAGCGGTTGCAGTATATGACGGATAAGCATTGTCAGGTGTTTGTGGGGCACCTGGAGTTTCGTTTCCCTCCTGAAATGGAACCTCAGGATAACAATCAACATATTTCCAATGCGATACGCAAATGCCGGATGAAGCTGAAACGGGAAAAGATCGACACCCAACTTGTTTGGGCCAGAGAACAGCGGACGTCCGAGCAGCCGCATTATCATTGTTATCCGATCTGCGACGGCAACGAGGTTCAGAGCGCGGTAAGGATCGCGAGATTCTTCAATGACGTCTGGGCTCGTGAGATTGGTTGCCCGTCTGATTCCAATTACGTGCGGTACTGTCCACCGCAAGGCCAGGCTGAAGGCGGAACCGGGATACGAATTCGTCGTAATGCACCGGATACGGAGAGTCGACTGAACGATGCTTCCCACTGGATGAGTTATGCGGCGAAGGTAAGCGAAAAAGAGAAGACTCCAGGGGGATGCCGAATGTTCGGTTTTACGGAGATTCCGTGA